In Nasonia vitripennis strain AsymCx chromosome 2, Nvit_psr_1.1, whole genome shotgun sequence, a genomic segment contains:
- the LOC100120826 gene encoding lysosomal-trafficking regulator isoform X1, translating into MSSSSNNKLRILWEHFIHAEPQSYEKSCWLDVFLAELLAQLKEGHDVKDALSFWSVGEGSVATLVGCELLSDVHRLCEASQTATSAGSSSIGAAGSNVGLELRGLHNYLVRERGWRCLAVLQHLGLRELSCARELVALLLAFYPLLSSQQVDQEPAGASVPPTPNPYISLYTNDESFESLPITLQRRRKKRRRRRNNGRKLKDEDRDRQKLGKGSCSVKEGGEDQSLNRRRRKRRSCTQSYLHQRANNSQLQHDLSKAQLSWSENQSSESEQLSEMDHSRSMALKIRLNPMDFEYFTSIVRSEDELARKWQLSPEEGDARLNVRVNDHERSSGLSRSSSGSRKTSPQDMLDERSKAVLECGITQYESSLLIIQLLLALQEQEMRPESSPAMHVLKFALDTLWSLQFANDSVPFSGLECATLKAAAARLMLSSLERALEADEPTTAVIHNGLLPMTFRLLEDACCKPIPNGTSPEEGSLLQEFIFATIHAVITFLYFLLQQRGTADKFKDFLELFQLFTESQEGKLVERTILAIVELPSADSNKSLNRARKVIDMIGMLMSTLKRTRQELSHINHCRRSKHKICHEQESNETHHHADVLGVPYFSDPAHVVTARASLSKSVCSISSLFSTFTSLLKESHAFSPELQLRLIKVMTMTGTCCCFPPKFLLASVICFLKKANCQAYSPVVSLLERTVFKELGGYPNAEDTCNSCSALNIYSWDFLELYVEVLNPENNKLCHAMMRHLLKVTPHSIFAVKQELLFRVFYPTFLKAKSMFEANKAEFSVLKFLIQSCLSAISSLIVNPAMFQKFMELGGLKEALSLLSNQAFVKSVYALLEISVIMEIKNVECNEENNDDGAKNARPAAKALFDFMEKETNAIMNLLEKVADENENSQNDEESLKQKSAFHQASGVWRAAAGVVLCSPQFRPELVNHPIFDELILLAKALAISIATDKFNGKNKFALRVMEAVVTCCLISSFSTKYNIVAILADTLLDPKVKLSRGLSALVEIFLQVSMLRPSQEQTVPHQSRTTLSTMTMDISTDWGEADDSSTGEYVTADDGYEADIEVPVKNSQDVLSKRINHFGRAPETIRGNANAHPALCSLTIDLLICFAKQGLDEERNTIVTNGLRRVAVICKESALSCASLAGTGAITRILQGFKEILESRELQYQDLQHAALEVFTLLAMQSISPTELVSYLAFFKVSSPPLLSLLEPLFRLVLKAKPQPNFILSFPVTCNVPVATKINNDDYRNSEKAENLVNNFRKKHLALEICSPWSVHAICLPIGSEMSWPVWLHGCSVSLWLRIERGCVTTSCRNLQMMSDIKPLLDSESDSLSDWGVLSDNWSREVIVGSSSPPTPTSILHMISIGFESLVLETWLDLRSDKLILRLTRPDDKTNRTISETSIHGVLPSGGWHHLAMNFNDTILNKHSAVVEVVIWIDGWINIKAQLPFDGLLIRKPGTTCVLLGQMGPSAIGAWYLSNLMIFRCPVFTSETALYVASLGPNFTNLADCIISNMKPDFAPLITSGALNGFAERKYVDVGKFDSNRKKTHGETRNAVEVQISDTKIDWDSVMDATNSHLTELQDNLLLIYEAQNPNIVHLYPQAVANTNAAIKNLFPGQPAFRVVSVPEHRVSQQPPLSVLPIMSVHIHCQHYKGLVSSAALIGGVPVFLYLFARVVELNSTEEEQALALSVVLHLARSDSEMLNQYRTEGGVSLLLKVLESPRCYAGKHMLKAILDASCDCPILVKDIGTKNHLILQHSEAVITDPELIKCALEAWRTWAAYDALNLLLQTMLFLLRDQHPQREFNASQLNRIRIVDTILVMCKEHFMYEEVNVSLDPTTGSAVVELIRALMGAPPEFPHLVSITDYLVLVHQASETYITHSRHNMYFLLAPLEEAKSCSGKSLLGSSSNESISSAIENTKLNKALTNVQIQKEQALKDRNVDKIQQDNDTSSQGQDTSAGEDSGIAASEGSNKQTNEKQSVWSDMKRVCQGLVCEGLLLLLRDALRVLPDSQVGSVLKHVLRVELLLVLSNNPDARVRTALIKVIQVYLQRTTDEEVNRFIKQKYFVHLANQISLYAGSEPLVVTLENLALKGPSLAAMPPVLAMIPRAAATDLNVARPLVAFLTDLVTRNPNALRILLEQGLMESLSRGLVNAAHISPSASLFRDLHVLLVAIATKLLDSPGSHHMQAVTDMHVILNHTELKERSQCGVSKVCVTAVRDAQVALFDGELDILTAKVSNHSGFRLKSTASYLASSSYMNNALTTSSEQSDHGSRSSSYGSLHVNLNTMREPGKGELNERFRLILNRAVDFLTTADDLPSASELQLTKRLFSILLHGISSPLGKKTYWINAWSVKPALRKNTARIMVWLMSPHQNNSTRVYAVRSLTEEPKAREILSTLLEVHPQVEQKFSVFLWDLLQKKDEMPSADARICAELREALKIWDLARGIEQGNSETWLEELSLLRRELMKERDIWIESQMPAIQRLCNRYEPLAKQLTESAMAITRTVVEEQNRERKVLMERLKHCRGLEAQAMAKWRDLAKRLTHEKAPWFFPGSYPTSWELDPTEGPARVRIRLQRCHLNIDKRFFLPEYANKLEANNVEAPLSYLFTNGKQDANATALIERLHTTERIRKMSQASVVTPQAELAGEALIGETCFYFVPENPNMPLQTDIALGGVDLAMAGGSAWRLEDIRELHRRRYQLQERAIEIFLITGRTYLLAFNSSKERDEFALELSNCNLPRRVPGDDLGEALALWRSGTLTNWEYITCLNKLAGRSYNDLMQYPVFPFVLADYTSEKIDLTNATIYRNFRRPMAVQDKKNEQHYINNYNYLKQALSEGLNLVALNQEPFHYGSHYSNSGTVLHFLVRLPPFTSMFLNYQDDNFDIPDRTFHALATTWRLTSCDSTTDVKELIPEFFYLPEFLLNFEGFNFGVRQNGNRVGDVELPNWCGGDARLFILAHRAALESEIVREVLPFWIDLVFGFRQTGKPAVEAINVFHPATYYGFNVEQIADPLERQAWETMVKTYGQTPAQLFRASHPLPIQNMTLSTPTNIPPVIEGVEGIKWGNYVGAPGNEPIVCWKHKHRVLLASLIPLVTGDVFGLPVCTTLILAYSKDRGASMLSSTSIMGAGLASWNSTDGIARLKTKKEQPPRPLIKASGLDPVTIMKSSPDCGQFWIGYVSGRIVVYACSVSIAGKIEFSPASPSVLLAHRNRITNIELSRAFSIAVSGDNEGVFVIWDLNSLTYVRSISRDQHCPITSMAISETLGDIAVVYQISSSSASDAENRSELQVYTINAKLVGSVISRSKITALCYSNAVEGVSVNVIATGLDNGVIRLWSSWDLRLVREISSSSKGCGGIIAITWSCDQHHLYAATEDCTVIIWEGARKLSNGTPKFVNLTTL; encoded by the exons AG AAGTCCTGCTGGCTCGACGTCTTTCTAGCCGAGCTATTGGCTCAGCTGAAGGAAGGCCACGACGTCAAGGATGCTCTTTCCTTCTG GTCCGTGGGCGAGGGCAGCGTGGCGACGCTCGTCGGCTGCGAACTGCTGTCCGATGTGCACCGGCTCTGCGAAGCCTCCCAGACGGCAACCTCTGCTGGCTCCTCGTCCATTGGGGCGGCCGGTTCCAACGTCGGCCTCGAGCTTCGGGGTCTGCACAACTACCTGGTGCGAGAGCGCGGATGGAGATGCCTCGCCGTCCTCCAGCATCTGGGATTGCGGGAGCTCAGTTGTGCCCGGGAACTTGTCGCCCTGCTCCTGGCATTCTACCCGCTTCTCTCCTCGCAGCAGGTGGACCAGGAACCGGCGGGAGCTTCTGTTCCACCGACGCCCAATCCCTACATCAGCCTCTACACCAACGACGAGAGCTTCGAGTCCCTGCCGATCACGCTgcagaggaggaggaagaagaggaggaggaggaggaacaATG GTAGGAAGCTGAAGGACGAGGACCGAGATCGGCAGAAGCTCGGCAAGGGTAGCTGCAGCGTTAAGGAGGGCGGGGAAGACCAGTCGTTGAATCGCCGCCGGAGAAAGCGACGCTCCTGCACCCAGAGCTACCTGCACCAGCGAGCCAACAACAGTCAGCTGCAGCACGACCTGAGCAAGGCGCAGCTGTCCTGGAGCGAGAACCAGAGCAGCGAGTCCGAGCAGCTGAGCGAGATGGATCACTCGCGCTCCATGGCTCTCAAGATACGACTGAACCCCATGGACTTCGAGTACTTCACCTCGATCGTTCGCAGCGAGGACGAGCTCGCCAGGAAGTGGCAGCTGTCGCCGGAAGAAGGAGACGCTCGGCTCAACGTCAGAGTGAACGATCACGAGAGGTCCTCTGGGTTGTCCCGCTCGTCCAGTGGCTCGCGCAAGACCAGTCCCCAGGACATGCTGGACGAGCGGAGCAAGGCTGTGCTGGAATGCGGCATCACCCAGTACGAGTCGAGCCTTCTGATCATTCAACTGCTTCTGGCACTCCAGGAGCAGGAGATGCGCCCCGAGTCCAGCCCGGCTATGCACGTGCTCAAGTTCGCCCTGGACACCCTCTGGTCGCTCCAGTTCGCCAACGATTCCGTGCCGTTTTCCGGGCTGGAGTGCGCCACCTTGAAGGCCGCCGCGGCCCGACTGATGCTGAGCAGCCTGGAGCGGGCTCTCGAGGCCGACGAGCCGACCACCGCGGTCATTCACAACGGCCTCCTGCCTATGACGTTCAGACTGCTCGAGGACGCCTGCTGCAAACCCATTCCCAACGGGACCAGCCCGGAGGAGGGATCCCTGCTGCAGGAGTTCATCTTCGCCACGATTCACGCCGTCATCACGTTTCTCTACTTCCTCCTGCAGCAGAGGGGCACTGCCGACAAGTTCAAAGATTTTCTCGAGCTGTTTCAGCTGTTCACCGAGAGCCAAGAGGGAAAACTGGTCGAGCGGACCATCTTGGCCATCGTCGAACTACCCAGTGCCGATTCGAACAAATCGCTCAACCGCGCCAGGAAGGTCATAGACATGATCGGGATGCTGATGAGTACGCTCAAGCGCACGAGGCAGGAGCTCAGTCACATCAACCACTGCAGGCGCTCGAAGCACAAGATCTGTCACGAGCAGGAGAGCAACGAGACGCATCATCACGCGGACGTGCTCGGCGTGCCGTACTTTTCCGACCCGGCGCACGTCGTCACCGCCAGAGCTTCCTTGTCCAAGTCCGTCTGCTCCATCTCGTCTCTCTTCTCGACCTTCACGTCGCTGCTCAAGGAGAGTCACGCCTTCAGCCCCGAGCTGCAACTCAGACTGATCAAAGTCATGACGATGACCGGCACTTGTTGCTGCTTTCCGCCAAAGTTCCTGCTCGCCAGTGTCATATGCTTCCTCAAGAAAGCCAATTGCCAGGCCTACAGCCCCGTCGTTTCCCTGCTCGAGAGGACGGTTTTCAAGGAATTGGGCGGCTATCCGAATGCCGAAGACACCTGTAATTCCTGCAGTGCCTTGAACATTTACTCTTGGGACTTTTTGGAGCTCTACGTCGAGGTGTTGAATCCGGAGAATAACAAGCTGTGCCACGCGATGATGAGGCACTTGTTGAAAGTCACGCCTCATTCGATTTTCGCTGTCAAGCAAGAGCTactttttcgcgttttttaCCCAACCTTTCTCAAAGCGAAGTCCATGTTCGAGGCCAACAAGGCTGAATTTTCTGTCCTCAAGTTTCTCATACAATCTTGCCTATCAGCTATATCGAGTCTGATTGTCAATCCCGCCatgtttcaaaaatttatgGAACTAGGCGGATTGAAGGAAGCGCTAAGTTTACTTTCGAATCAAGCCTTCGTTAAGAGCGTCTACGCGCTTTTGGAAATTTCCGTCATCATGGAGATCAAGAACGTCGAATGCAACGAAGAAAATAATGATGATGGCGCGAAAAATGCAAGACCTGCCGCAAAAGCTTTGTTCGATTTTATGGAAAAAGAAACGAACGCCATTATGAATTTGTTGGAAAAAGTGGCCGATGAGAACGAAAATAGTCAAAATGATGAGGAAAGCTTGAAACAGAAATCGGCTTTTCATCAAGCAAGCGGAGTTTGGAGAGCTGCGGCTGGTGTCGTACTTTGCAGTCCCCAATTCCGACCAGAACTAGTCAATCACCCGATATTCGATGAACTGATACTTCTCGCGAAAGCGTTAGCCATCTCTATCGCCACCGATAAATTCAATG gtaaaaataaatttgcccTCAGAGTGATGGAAGCTGTCGTCACGTGCTGTTTAATTTCTTCCTTTTCAA CTAAATATAATATAGTTGCGATTCTTGCCGATACATTGTTAGACCCTAAAGTAAAACTGAGTCGCGGCCTTAGCGCATTGGTCGAAATTTTTCTGCAAGTATCCATGTTAAGACCTAGTCAAGAGCAAACAGTTCCTCATCAGAGTCGCACCACG CTGTCAACTATGACGATGGATATTTCTACGGATTGGGGTGAAGCCGACGATAGCAGTACCGGAGAATACGTTACCGCCGATGACGGCTACGAAGCTGATATCGAAGTGCCTGTAAAAAATTCTCAAGACGTCTTATCGAAGCGAATTAATCACTTTGGCAGAGCCCCTGAAACAATTAGAGGAAATGCTAATGCTCATCCTGCTCTTTGCTCTTTAACGATTGAtcttttaatttgttttgCTAAGCA AGGCCTAGACGaagaaagaaatactataGTAACGAACGGATTGAGAAGAGTGGCAGTCATTTGTAAGGAAAGTGCCTTAAGCTGTGCCTCGTTAGCTGGAACTGGTGCAATCACCAGAATATTGCAAGGTTTTAAAGAAATTCTTGAAAGCCGAGAACTCCAATATCAAG ATTTACAACATGCAGCGCTCGAAGTCTTTACCCTTTTGGCCATGCAGTCTATTTCTCCGACGGAGCTGGTATCCTACCTTGCATTTTTCAAAGTGTCTTCGCCTCCTTTATTATCTCTGTTGGAGCCGCTCTTTCGTCTCGTGCTCAAAGCGAAACCGCAGCCGAATTTCATTTTGTCTTTTCCTGTGACGTGCAATGTACCCGTCGCTACGAAAATCAATAACGACGATTACAGAAATTCTGAAAAAGCGGAAAATCTAGTCAACAACTTTAGAAAAAAGCATTTAGCTTTGGAGATATGCAGTCCATGGTCCGTGCACGCGATCTGTCTGCCTATCGGTTCGGAGATGTCTTGGCCGGTTTGGTTGCACGGTTGCTCTGTTTCGCTATGGCTGCGAATTGAAAGAGGATGTGTGACGACCAGTTGTAGAAATTTACAGATGATGAGCGATATAAAGCCTCTGCTCGACTCTGAGAGCGATAGTTTATCCGACTGGGGTGTGCTTTCCGACAACTGGAGTCGAGAAG TCATCGTTGGTTCATCTTCTCCGCCAACGCCTACGTCCATACTTCACATGATATCTATTGGATTTGAATCACTAGTGTTGGAAACGTGGCTCGATTTAAGATCTG ATAAGCTCATATTAAGGTTGACCCGCCCTGACGACAAAACAAATCGTACGATTTCGGAAACTTCGATACACGGAGTTCTACCGTCGGGAGGATGGCATCATTTAGCTATGAATTTCAACGATACAATCCTGAATAAGCACAGTGCTGTGGTTGAGGTTGTGATTTGGATAGATGGTTGGATAAATATTAAAGCGCAGTTACCTTTCGATGGACTTCTGATCAGGAAGCCAGGAACTACGTGTGTTCTTCTCGGCCAAATGGGACCAAGTGCCATTGGGGCTTGGTATCTTAGTAACCTAATGATATTTAGATGTCCAGTATTTACCAGTGAAACGGCCTTGTACGTCGCGAGTCTGGGTCCTAATTTTACAAATCTCGCTGACTGCATCATAAGTAACATGAAACCGGATTTTGCGCCGCTCATAACTTCGGGAGCACTAAATGGATTCGCGGAGCGGAAATATG TAGATGTTGGAAAATTCGATAGCAATCGAAAGAAAACGCATGGAGAAACACGAAACGCTGTGGAAGTCCAAATATCCGATACGAAAATCGACTGGGACTCGGTAATGGATGCAACCAATTCTCACTTGACCGAATTACAGGACAATTTACTGTTGATATACGAAGCACAGAATCCTAACATTGTTCACCTGTATCCTCAAGCAGTCGCTAACACTAATG CCGCCATTAAGAATCTTTTTCCTGGCCAGCCCGCATTCAGAGTGGTCTCTGTACCAGAACATCGAGTATCACAACAACCGCCACTTTCTGTTCTTCCAATCATGAGTGTGCACATACATTGCCAACACTACAAAGGCCTTGTATCATCGGCTGCTTTAATTGGCGGAGTCCCTGTATTCTTGTACTTATTTGCCAGG GTGGTAGAACTGAATTCGACCGAGGAAGAGCAAGCTTTAGCGCTCTCGGTAGTCTTGCACTTGGCTCGCAGCGATTCGGAAATGTTGAATCAGTACCGAACAGAGGGGGGCGTTTCTCTTCTTCTAAAAGTTTTGGAATCACCTCGTTGCTACGCCGGCAAGCACATGCTCAAGGCGATACTTGACGCATCATGCGATTGTCCTATCCTCGTCAAGGATATCGGTACAAAGAACCACCTAATCTTGCAGCACAGCGAAGCGGTTATTACCGATCCTGAATTGATCAAATGCGCGCTTGAGGCGTGGAGAACTTGGGCTGCGTACGACGCACTGAATTTATTACTTCAGACAATGTTGTTTCTATTGAGGGATCAGCATCCACAACGAGAGTTCAACGCTTCCCAACTGAATCGTATTCGGATCGTCGATACGATACTCGTTATGTGCAAGGAACACTTTATGTACGAAGAGGTCAACGTATCATTGGATCCCACTACAGGCAGTGCCGTAGTAGAACTGATTCGTGCGCTCATGGGCGCTCCACCAGAGTTTCCTCATCTGGTCTCGATCACGGATTACCTGGTGCTCGTTCATCAGGCTTCCGAAACGTACATCACTCACTCCAGACATAACATGTATTTCTTATTGGCACCTTTGGAAGAGGCGAAATCGTGTTCTGGAAAGAGCCTACTTGGCAGCTCGTCCAACGAGTCCATTAGTAGTGCCATTGAGAATACGAAATTGAACAAAGCCTTGACAAACGTGCAAATACAGAAAGAACAAGCGCTCAAGGATCGAAACGTAGATAAAATACAGCAGGATAACGATACGTCGTCGCAGGGACAAGATACGAGTGCCGGAGAAGACTCGGGTATCGCCGCGAGCGAAGGCTCGAACAAGCAGACGAATGAAAAACAATCGGTCTGGTCCGATATGAAAAGAGTCTGTCAAGGTTTGGTGTGCGAAGGCTTACTATTGCTCCTCAGAGACGCTCTCCGAGTTCTACCCGATAGTCAAGTTGGATCTGTGCTGAAGCACGTGCTTCGAGTCGAGCTCTTGTTAGTTTTGTCAAACAATCCCGACGCCAGAGTTCGAACGGCTTTGATCAAAGTCATACAAGTGTACTTGCAGCGGACCACCGACGAAGAAGTCAACCGGTTCATCAAGCAAAAGTACTTCGTGCATCTTGCTAATCAAATTTCGTTGTACGCGGGTAGCGAACCATTGGTCGTTACTTTGGAAAACCTGGCTTTGAAGGGTCCAAGTCTCGCCGCGATGCCGCCTGTTTTGGCGATGATTCCAAGGGCCGCCGCTACCGATTTGAACGTCGCCAGACCTCTAGTTGCTTTTCTCACCGACCTAGTCACCAGGAATCCAAACGCTTTGAGAATTTTACTCGAGCAAGGCCTAATGGAATCTCTCAGTCGGGGACTGGTGAACGCTGCTCACATAAGTCCGTCCGCTTCCCTGTTTCGAGACTTGCACGTTTTATTAGTGGCTATCGCGACAAAGTTATTAGACTCTCCTGGAAGTCATCACATGCAGGCCGTCACCGATATGCACGTCATACTCAATCATACAGAGTTGAAGGAAAGGTCACAATGCGGTGTGAGCAAAGTTTGCGTCACTGCAGTGAGGGACGCTCAAGTCGCTCTCTTCGATGGAGAATTAGACATCCTTACCGCCAAGGTGTCCAACCATTCCGGATTCCGTTTGAAGAGTACTGCTTCTTATTTGGCATCGTCATCCTACATGAACAACG CCCTTACAACGTCGAGTGAACAAAGCGACCACGGCTCTCGTTCCTCCAGTTATGGAAGTCTGCACGTGAACTTGAACACGATGCGCGAGCCAGGAAAGGGAGAGCTGAACGAACGATTCCGATTGATTCTCAATCGAGCCGTTGATTTTCTTACGACTGCCGACGATTTGCCTTCAGCCAGTGAACTGCAGTTGACCAAAAGATTATTTTCTATTCTTTTACACGGTATTTCTAGTCCACTAGGTAAAAAGACTTACTGGATAAACGCATGGTCCGTGAAACCTGCGCTGAGAAAGAACACAGCCAGGATCATGGTTTGGCTGATGAGCCCTCATCAGAACAACAGTACCAGAGTTTACGCCGTCCGCTCATTGACCGAGGAGCCGAAAGCTCGAGAAATTTTATCCACCTTGTTGGAGGTTCATCCTCAGGTTGAACAAAAATTCAGTGTATTTTTGTGGGACTTGCTGCAAAAGAAGGACGAGATGCCGAGCGCCGATGCCCGCATCTGTGCGGAATTGCGAGAAGCGCTTAAAATTTGGGACCTGGCCAGGGGCATCGAGCAAGGAAACTCTGAAACTTGGCTGGAAGAGCTTTCTCTGTTACGCCGCGAACTCATGAAGGAAAGGGACATCTGGATTGAAAGTCAAATGCCTGCCATTCAACG ACTCTGCAACAGATACGAACCGCTGGCCAAACAGTTGACGGAAAGTGCGATGGCTATAACGCGAACGGTAGTGGAAGAGCAAAATCGGGAGCGCAAAGTACTTATGGAGAGATTAAAGCACTGCAGGGGCCTGGAAGCTCAAGCAATGGCCAAGTGGAGAGATCTGGCTAAGAGATTAACCCACGAGAAGGCCCCCTGGTTCTTCCCAGGAAGTTACCCGACAAGCTGGGAGCTCGATCCAACCGAGGGTCCAGCCAGAGTTAGAATTAGACTACAACGATGCCATTTGAACATCGATAAACGATTCTTTTTACCGGAGTATGCGAACAAATTAG aAGCGAACAATGTCGAAGCTCCGCTATCCTACTTATTCACCAACGGGAAGCAGGATGCAAACGCAACTGCCTTGATCGAGAGACTGCACACAACGGAGAGAATCCGAAAGATGTCCCAAGCGAGCGTCGTCACGCCGCAAGCAGAATTAGCCGGCGAAGCTTTGATCGGCGAAACTTGCTTCTATTTTGTTCCAGAAAATCCGAATATGCCCCTCCAAACAGAT ATAGCCTTAGGTGGTGTAGATTTAGCAATGGCCGGGGGGTCAGCCTGGCGATTAGAAGACATCCGGGAGCTTCATCGACGGAGATACCAGCTTCAAGAGAGAGCCATAGAGATTTTCTTGATAACAGGCAGAACGTATTTGTTAGCCTTTAATTCGTCCAAGGAGCGAGACGAATTTGCATTGGAACTGTCGAATTGCAATTTGCCGAGACGCGTCCCTGGAGACGATTTGGGAGAAGCTTTAGCTTTATGGCGAAGCGGCACGCTCACGAATTGGGAGTACATCACTTGCCTAAATAAATTAGCTGGTCGTTCTTACAACGATCTGATGCAATATCCCGTTTTCCCCTTTGTACTTGCCGATTACACCAGTGAGAAAATTGACTTGACCAATGCAACGATCTATAG AAATTTCAGGCGTCCCATGGCGGTCCAAGATAAGAAAAATGAGCaacattatataaataattataac TACCTGAAACAAGCGTTATCTGAAGGTTTGAATTTGGTGGCATTGAATCAAGAGCCCTTCCACTATGGATCTCATTACAGTAACTCGGGAACTGTTTTGCACTTTTTGGTGCGTCTTCCGCCATTTACAAGCATGTTCCTCAATTATCAAGACGATAATTTTGACATCCCTGACAGAACGTTTCACGCTTTGGCAACCACGTGGCGTTTAACAAGCTGCGATTCTACGACCGACGTGAAAGAATTGATTCCTGAATTTTTCTACTTGCCAGAGTtccttttgaattttgaag gtTTCAATTTCGGTGTCAGGCAGAACGGAAACCGAGTTGGAGATGTGGAATTGCCCAACTGGTGTGGCGGAGACGCTAGGTTGTTCATTTTAGCGCACAGAGCTGCTCTCGAATCTGAAATAGTCCGGGAAGTTTTGCCATTTTGGATAGACTTGGTATTTGGATTCAGACAAACCGGTAAGCCAGCAGTCGAAGCAATTAACGTCTTCCACCCGGCCACTTATTACGGATTCAACGTTGAACAAATAGCGGATCCGCTGGAAAGACAAGCGTGGGAGACCATGGTCAAGACGTATGGCCAGACGCCAGCACAACTGTTCAGGGCTTCCCATCCGTTGCCGATTCAAAATATGACCCTCTCAACTCCTACCAACATTCCTCCCGTTATCGAGGGCGTCGAAGGTATAAAATGGGGAAATTACGTCGGTGCACCAGGCAACGAGCCAATCGTTTGCTGGAAGCACAAGCACAGGGTTTTACTCGCGTCACTCATACCTTTAGTAACCGGGGATGTATTTGGATTACCCGTCTGCACTACGCTTATACTCGCCTACTCCAAAGATAGAGGTGCTAGTATGTTGAGTAGCACCTCAATAATGGGGGCGGGATTAGCTTCCTGGAATAGCACTGACGGAATCGCAagattaaaaacgaaaaaagaaCAACCACCTAGACCACTTATAAAGGCTTCTGGATTGGACCCT GTAACCATCATGAAGTCTTCACCGGACTGTGGGCAATTTTGGATTGGATATGTTTCCGGTCGAATAGTAGTCTACGCGTGCAGCGTTAGCATAGCTGGAAAAATAGAATTTAGTCCTGCTTCGCCATCTGTTTTACTTGCTCACAGAAACCGAATTACCAATATTGAATTGTCTCGAGCATTCAGCATCGCCGTTTCGGGCGATAACGAAGGAGTTTTTGTAATATGGGACTTGAACAG TCTTACTTACGTTAGATCGATCTCTCGAGATCAGCATTGTCCAATCACTTCGATGGCAATCAGTGAGACTCTTGGCGACATCGCAGTAGTATATCAAATATCAAGTTCATCAGCTAGCGATGCAGAGAACCGATCTGAATTACAAGTATATACGATTAACGCAAAACTAGTTGGCTCTGTAATTTCAAGAAGCAAAATAACTGCACTTTGCTACAGCAATGCCGTTGAAGGTGTTTCTGTGAACGTAATAGCAACAGGCTTAGATAACGGCGTAATCag aCTTTGGAGCAGTTGGGATTTGAGATTGGTTCGCGAAATATCGAGTAGTAGTAAAGGATGCGGtggaataattgcaataacGTGGTCATGCGATCAACATCATTTGTATGCTGCAACAGAAGACTGTACAGTTATTATTTGGGAAGGTGCTCGAAAATTAAGTAATGGCACTCCTAAATTTGTTAATCTTACGACTCTCTAA